DNA sequence from the Mus caroli chromosome X, CAROLI_EIJ_v1.1, whole genome shotgun sequence genome:
aaaatagaatgagctgggtgtgatggcacatgggTGTAATTCTAAGTTATAGGCCTGCCTGAGGTATACTCAGATGAccatggatttttgtttttaagattacttatatgagtacactgtagctgtctttagacacacatcagaagagggcatcagatctcattacagatggttgtgagccaccaatgtggttgctggggggttgaactcaggacctttgaaagagcagccagtgctcttaaccactgagccatctctccagccccaagaccatatttcttctctctctctctctcttttgagacatggtttttctgtagccttggctgccctgggaataaacaaatacacagacaccAGGTTGTCCACTagctcacaaagatccacctgcctccccaagtgctagtattaaagatGTACCCTACCACCACCTAGCAAGACCGTGTTTCTCAGGAAGACAAAAAAATCCAGAGGGCAAAGGAATAagttaagtggttaagagcactagctgctcttacaAAGTACCTGGGCTGATTCCCAGTGCCCAGCTGTTATGTCAGCCTTCTGTAATCCAGGTCCTAAGAGATGATGCTCTTCTCTCACTTACACAGGCACGAGGCAAAGAAAACACTGCTATACTtcaaatcttgaaaaaaattaaagattaagaACAAAAACATCAACCTATCTACAAGGGTATTCAGGTTCTTTGTAATTTTGCtgcatttgtctttttgtttttctgttaattaaaaattattaacagtttgctttttttttaacatttttacttaaCTGAAGCATAATAGAgacttttttgaattttttttttttttggttttggtttttttggtttttcttttttttttttttggtttttcgagacagggtttctctgtatagccttggctgtcctggcactcactttgtagaccaggctggcctcgaactcagaaatccgcctgcctctgcctcccgagtgctgggattaaaggcgtgcgccaccacgcccggcatccggctgaatttttttaaagacttatttttatttactttttaaaaaattctttggtttttctgagacagggtttctctgtatagccctggctgtcctggaactcactctgtagaccaggctggcctcgaactcaagagatccacctgcctctgcctcccgagtgctgggattaaaggcgtgcgccaccactgcctagctttatttactttatgcatatgagtacactgtagctgtcttcagacacagcagaagagagcatctgtTCCCAATACAGATGGctgcgagccaccatgtgcttgctgggaattgaacatagcAGTCATATCAGCAGCCCAAGGGTGGGAACTTGGATGCCAGAGACTTAGGTTGGAGTATTGCCTTTGCTTATTAGCTTTGTGTGCAGGTTGTGTACTCTTGTCTTTTTTAGTTATTTCATTTACAGATATCTGAAGATGTTAGTAGTACTGTCTTACATGTGGGAAAATTACTAAATTATCTCCTGCATGGTAAACGTCTTGTGTGGAGTAAAAACACAGTTAAGTGATGACATACTGATTCCTACTTGACCCTGATTTCAATCTCTACCTATCTACCTAAAACAAggttttattatgtatacagtgttctgtttGGATATATGCGtttaggccagaagagggcatcagatcacgttacagatggttgtgagccaccaatgtggttgctgggactacaactcaggacctggaagaccagccagtgctcttaaccattaagccatctctagcccttttttattttaaagaaagggtcttactatgtagccctggctggcctggagctcactgtgtatctaaggctagcctagaactgtTTCACTCCTGACTCAACTtctaaagtactgggattaaaagtgtgtgccatcatgccaggCCTGTTCAGAAGTAATTTTAAGGCTTAAAATACCACTTTTTATGTTTCCTTCACTACCCCAAAACTCAAGAGAtgtgcctgtctctctgccttctgaaaaACCTATGTTATCATACCcagtaaaaactatttttaatgttACCTCTGTATTTtacataaaagttttaaaaaaaataatgaagattgAGTATCCCTTATGTGCTTGGAATCAGAATCTGCATTTTTGGAGAGTTTTAGTTGCATATATTTAACGTGTTATCTTGGGGGTGGAAATATTGCCTGATTTTTACAAAATGCCTGCCTTCTTTGAGTAACAAGACCATACTCTCCTTCATGTCCTGcttatatttaatatactttctAATGATTACTTGGACTTGTCTGAACAATTGATTTAGgtttttgaaaagttttataaATTGGAAAGTGAACTCAGCTGCATTCAGGGCATGCACTCTACCACTGGATTATATTCTTGGTCCTTATTAAATAATTGAAGTGACAGACAGTATAGAAGTATATGTTATGAAGTTTTTCCATTGCCAGTACTCCTAATTCCCTCTGCCTTAGGGAAGGTAGTTGCTTTACATTTTTGGTCCATCTTAATTAAGAGAATATAGAAGTACATTACTTTTTTTGTCCTgaagattgaatccagggcttcatagTTGCTggtcaagcactctaccaccaagAATTAGTCCCaaactttaaaaagtgaatacttttttaaaatgtgaaataaagtGTCAGCTACTGGGAGTGGCCTTGAACATGAATCCTCCTACCTCGGCTTTTGAGTAGCTGTGATAACAAGACTGTATCAGCAGACCTGAATACCAACTGACCTCTACCTTTCAGTTCCTGGGATTGATTTTTTTATGATAGCAAGTTGTTgatttacctttttctttttaaagtactcttttattttttatgagtacactgtagctgtcttcagacaccaaaagagggcatcagaccctatTACAATTAGTTGTAAGCCACTATttattgctgggaattgaactcaggatctctggttGACTTGATTTAATAAAAGTGTATTGGAAAGCCGATTGTGGTGGCACAtaactttaatctcagtacttgggagacagagacagcaggacctggtctacatacaaagttctaggacagccagggttgcatagGCCCcatctctcaaaacaaacaaacaaaaagaatatattgGAGACTTTACTATTCAATATGCTGACACATACCCATTCTTAATGAAGATGCCACTCAAATGTACTTACGAATAGTTTATGTCACTATTAACTTGTTTGTTGATGGGTATTTTTTAGGTTGGTTTTGGTCCTTTGCTGCTTGCTATAAACAGTGCTACTGGGAATAGTCTTGTAATACAGCATATTTTTGGGATTGTTGGGTCAGTTTCTTAGCATTGCAAGGATTTTGGTACTAAAGATAGGATCTTTATAAACTTGACATAGGGTCTATCtcactgtagctctggctgacctgaacCTTATTGTGTAGACCAGGGATGAGGTCTGCTCCTAGAGATCCACCACCTGCCTCAACCtcagagtactggaattaaaggtgtgtaccaccatgcgtAGCATAGATGTTTTGTCTTTGCTACCTTTGAGTGTGTCCAATATTGAGATAAATATGAGTTTACGAAAGCAAgttgttgggggctggagagatggcttagtagttaagagcactgactgctcttctgaaggccctgagtttaaatcccagcaaccacatggtggctcacatccatctgtaatgagatttgacaccctctactggtatgtctgaagacggctacagtgtacttacatataaataaataaattttttttttaaagtctctttttttttttttttaaagatttatttattgattatatgtaagtacactgtagctgtcttcagacactccagaagagggagccagatctcgttacggatggttgNtccagaagagggagccagatctcgttacggatggttgtgagccaccatgtggttgctgggatttgaactctggacctttggaagagcagtcgggtgcccttacccactgagccatctcaccagccccctaaattttttttttaagtaaagtagGTTGtttctgtagaccagctggcctcaaagttagagatccacctacctctgcctcccaagtgctggaggttaaaggtgtgtaccaccatgatcTGAAGTAGGGTTGATCTAATGATGGAGATAAAGGACTTTTtagtaaaacataaaaacaatctTTATGTGAGAGAAACAAGTCCTGTGAAACTGGAATCTTTGAATTTGAATCAAATTTTTAAGATTTCCTTCAGTTTAGCTGCAACAATACTTCTTCCAAAGGTCATATATGATAAACTGTCTATCTGCCTGCTTTTATTATACTTACTGGTCTTCATTTTCCTGCATAGCTACAGTAAAAAATAACCTTTTGTTTCTCCTCCATAACAGGTCTCTTTTGAGATATATTTAAGATCCCTGTAAAGGTTTTAGTTTGTCCGTGTTCTAAAGTGCATTATTGAAGGCCTTCCCCCCGTCTCTAAcactagaaattgaacccaggatttCACTCATGAGAGTTGGATGCTATACTACTACCAAGCTATATTCccaactctctcttttttttgagtcagggcctcTGCTTAGTTGTGCACACTGGCCGTGAACCTGAACTCACTGCATGGTTTTGGCAGGCCTTAGTTTGTGATCTTCTTGCTTTAGCACCCTGAATAATTAAGATTATAGATGTAGGACACCCAGCAAAAGCCTAAAATTTCCACGATAACTTTTCTGAGTAAAAATATACGTATGCCTGCCCTCACCCAAAGCCATATTATGTTTTTGGGTTACTATGAATGCATCAACCAATAGCTACCCTCTCCTCTAAACTTCGTATTGCTTAGTAACTCCTACCTATTTTCAGGAGTTATATATGTTTTACCATAAGCCAAACTTTAATTTGATAGCACTTAATTTTGTAAGTTATTACTAAAGGACATGCATAGACATAATTTCCAACTCttggttattattttaaaacattactgCTTCCTTTGTACAGGAGAAATTTAGGAACAAACGGATATGTGATCTAACTTGTCTGGTTTTGGGACTTAAGAGTCTTACTTCTTTGTGGGACAGTGGGGCACAGTTGAAATTCTTCTAGATAAGACAATGGGAAAGCATTATTGATACTTAATAGCAGTGCAAAAATTGCTGTTTGGATGATGGTGGTAAAAGACACTGGCAAGTTCTTTAGCCTGAAGGTGAATCTCCATAGAGTAAGGTGACAGAAACACTTGAGAATGTGCATTGTATAGGTatcataaacaaaaagaaatgattttatatCATGCCATTTCACTTAACCTATTTTTCAGGTGAAGAAAATGAGACTGGAGAGAGGTTGTACATATAGCTAGTTTTATAGGTTGCATATAGCTAGATTTAGTTTGAACCAGTATATTAACCCCCCTTTTTTCCCTTAACACTTCACTCATTCTATTTTATCTCATTGGGAAAACAGAAACATCTAGCATAATAAACATCAGCTATAGGCTAAATGTACAATTTGAGAAGTCTGGCTACATGAGTATTGGATCAGTGATGAACTTCTATGTAGACAGATGTTGGTATGTTTGATGAGTTGAATCTGCTGTTCTAGAAAGGTAGCATCCACAATGATAATTGAAGGCAAGGAAGATGACTCTCCAGgcaggaaagaaaaactaaactcTTCAAATAGAGTGTTTTCTTACATTTGAAGTATGGGGATAATAAAGTTGGTAATTAGATGGGAAGCAGGGATTTGTTGGTGTTCTGTATATATttgctaaagaaatgttcatgcTAATTTTGAGGGAACCAGACTAAATTTGTTAGCAGCTGAAAACTCTATAGGAttagtttgactttttttttctcctaaccAGACCAGAAGGAAAGGATTATGCCCTTCATTGGCTAGTGCTGGGCACTCATACATCTGATGAGCAGAACCATCTGGTGGTTGCTCGAGTTCATATTCCCAATGATGATGCACAGTTCGATGCTTCCCATTGTGACAGTGACAAGGGAGGTGGGTATACGACCTATTTCAACATTAATGCCAAACGGAGGATTCATCTTAGCATGTAGATTAAAATTTGCACTCAGCTTTTGGCTTAGccatgtaacttttatttgttttttgggggggtggggtggggtcgagacagggtttctctgtgtagccccggctgtcctggaacttactctgtagactaggctgaccttgaactctgcctgcctttgccacccaagtgctgggattaaaggtgtgcgccaccactgcctggcttttgttctttgttgtttttttttggggggggggttaactTTTAAAGAACTAGTCACACAATAtgtgtgagggttttttttcacAATAACATATACAGTACCAAGAAATTAGGATCAGTGTAGCAAAATAAGAGGGTCATAGGACATTAAGTACATTATAGTGTGTTTAAAAtattactcagcaattaagaatgaGAAGAGAAACTATGCGCACTGGTATGTAAGGTGAGATTTTTATAAATAATCAGATCTTAACTAAAAAggccagtttttaaatttttttatatccAAGGTAGAACTAACTGTATTTACATGAGGTAGCAATCCATATAATGCAGATGGGCTTTGAGAATCAATTTCATATAGTAGAAAACTTGTGttttggagattttctttttctccactaTTTGTGTTCTATTTGGACTGTAAATTTGGTTGGGCTGATTGAGCTAAATGACTTGTGAGTAGTAATCCTGTATATGTTTTGTTTATGTCTCCTCACATTAGAATTCGGTGGCTTTGGTTCTGTAACAGGGAAAATTGaatgtgaaattaaaattaaccatGAAGGAGAAGTAAACCGTGCTCGTTATATGCCACAGAATCCTCACATCATTGCCACAAAAACACCATCTTctgatgttttggtttttgactATACAAAACACCCTGCAAAACCAGGTATGTAATAGTAAAGCCAGGCCAGTACACATCTTTCTTGATTGAAGacgataatattttaaaaataaagtactgtACTGTGtatgctggagagaaggctcaataGCAGTTAGAaactctggctgctcttcagaggatatgcattcaattcccagcacccacaaagtgaGGGATCTCATAAGCACCTGCAAGGTTGGTGATTTGCTAGAACCTGATAATCTGCTATCAGGTGTGGATCCAGAgccaaagcagaagaaaacaagatCAGGTAGATAGGTCTCCAGAGGGGACCCATACAGGCTTCTGAGTATTTCCTTTCTGGGATCAAACAGGACATGCTTTTTCTGTAGCAGAAAAGTACAGGAACTTTTGCTAAGTGACTGTCCAGAGGAGCCTGTTTGAGGCTCAGCAGATGTAGTCTTTGTTCTTGTAGAATTGTTCTTTTGGTTCACTCAATGAAAGAAATTTGAAGCTTAGCTCTTACCAATTCTGATAAACAGGTAACTTAGTGGTCAacgttgtttctttttcttcttagatCCAAGTGGAGAATGTAATCCTGATCTTAGATTAAGAGGTCACCAAAAGGAAGGTTATGGTCTTTCCTGGAATTCTAATTTGAGTGGGCATCTCCTGAGTGCATCTGATGACCATGTAAGAGCCAAGTTTTTCTTAATCTGTTGTATCTTATTCGTGAAAGTCCTAAATATAAGCTAGAGGATCTCTGtatagattgatttttttttttttttttttttggtttttcaagacagggtttctctgtagccctggctgtactggaactcacttgtagaccaggctggcctcgaactcagaaatccgcctgcctctacctcccgagtgctgggattaaaggtgtgcaccaccatacctggtgaaattttttttaagatgacaTCATACATAGATTGTTGTGTTAACATTTTCCTAgtgttcctggctgtcctggaactcactctgtagaccaggctggccccaaactcagaaatctgcctgcctctgcccaccaagtgctagaattaaaggcatgagccaccatttTCCTAGGTTTTAAAACAATGGTTTCATGAGACTACTGTTAGAGCTTTAGAATTTCACAAAGCTCTTTTGAAGATTGGAGGGTTACCATCATTTAAAAGAAGACTGACAAATTTACCTTTCTATTATTTGTGTAAAATTTAAcaggttctatttttaaaagttgtacatGTTTTGccactaattttattttcattaggtGTCTGAAATGAAATTCCATAGATGTTATGCAATTACTCCTTGCTCTCCATCTAATAAAAGCTGTAGTTGAATATTGGCCTATGGCATCCTAAACTGGGCTTATACAGGCTTATATCTCCAGATTCTCTGCTTTGGGTGTGCCTCTCACATCCAAACAAGAAAGGGATCAGTCTTGCCACTATTGAACCAGTGTGCACATCTTGGCCTTGGTTTGCCTTGGTATGTAGAGTTTAAAGCGGAATAAATTGTTGATGACCTCTCTACCACAGCTACCAGCATTGCACCTTCTGGCACCAGGATGGCTATCCAGCAAGTAGTAAAAACATGTAACTCAGttctagcttgatttctccatcctGCAACCATAAGATGTATGTATTGTCGGCAACAATAGGATACGAACATCTAGTTCTGGTGGGCATGCACAGTAACGACTGTCTTATTTTGCTTTAAGGAGATGAATATGTTCCTAAATAACAAGTTACCTTTTAAAACTGGCATTTTCATagcttttgttctcttttgttcttccttAGACTGTCTGCCTGTGGGATATAAATGCAGGACCAAAGGAAGGCAAAATTGTGGATGCTAAAGCAATCTTTACTGGCCACTCAGCTGTTGTAGAGGATGTGGCCTGGCATCTGCTGCATGAGTCCTTGTTTGGATCTGTTGCTGATGATCAGAAACTTATGATGTAAGATGGAAGGTTCAGTGGAACCTTGATGGGTAATCTGGATGACCAGCAGGGATTGGTCGACTGATTGTGTTCTGTTTCTTGAAAGTTATGTTGTAGTTTGAAGATGACAAATAGCTTTTTGTGGGTTATACTTGATAAATAATTACCTGCATATATATAGTGAACAGTTTATTTTGTTAAACATTGCTACAGAAGCAATGTGAAGAAAAAGGCttgaataataaattataaatttgtgATCCAGAGTTAAGTAAGTAGAGCTCAGGGAGGAAGAGTGTTTCCATCAGGGTGTGGCCATGGAGCTGCAGTAAAATCACTTGGTAACTCGTTTCATAAGGAACTATTGTACTACGAAGACTAGGAGAACAATATACTGGAATTTGACAAGGCTAATTATAGGTAAAGTAAATGTTAGATCCTATATTCTGTATTTTGTGTACATTTAAGATGGTATGtaattaagataaaaatcaaaaaggaatTAGAATAGTGGTCCTAGTTATTTGgaggtttaaaatatttaatagacgAAAGCCCAAATTGCTAGCTATGTGTGGTTTGTATATTTGTGAATGGGCAAGCATATCAGAGCTTTGTACAGAAATAACCTCGACTGAGCCAAGTGTTTGGAGCTGTATgccttgtctttttttgtatTTCAGATGGGACACCAGATCCAATACCACTTCTAAGCCGAGCCATTTGGTGGATGCACACACTGCTGAGGTCAACTGCCTCTCATTCAATCCCTACAGCGAGTTCATTCTGGCAACTGGCTCTGCAGATAAGGTTTCatagttttcttttggttttggtgttaaCCAAGTCCTGTTTTGtactttaataagcattttaaagATCATACATAAACTATATAGAAGTCATTTTCATTTGGTTTCTTCTCTACAGACTGTAGCTTTATGGGACCTGCGTAATCTGAAACTAAAACTCCACACCTTCGAATCGCATAAGGATGAAATTTTCCAGGTATGTGAGAGTTTGAGGGtaccttttaattgttttatttataattgtgtgtatatgtatgggcaTGCTGAAACAGGCATGTGGAGGGAGGTTGAAGGACACTTTCTGGGAATAAGTTTATCCTGCTACCTTGAGGGGATTAGTGACAACTCCAGTTGTCAGGTTTTGTTATGGCAAGCAGCTTTATTCATTAGGGTGTCTTGTTGGCCCAGTTTTCAGATAGCTTCATGTCAAGGACTTCATGTGAGGGGCGAATatttgaagtttgtttgtttgtttgtatttgtttttttgttttgttttgtttttgttttttttttttgtttttcgagacagggtttctctgtatagctctggctgtcctggaactcactttgtagaccaggctggcctcgaactcagaaatccacctgcctctgcc
Encoded proteins:
- the Rbbp7 gene encoding histone-binding protein RBBP7 — translated: MASKEMFEDTVEERVINEEYKIWKKNTPFLYDLVMTHALQWPSLTVQWLPEVTKPEGKDYALHWLVLGTHTSDEQNHLVVARVHIPNDDAQFDASHCDSDKGEFGGFGSVTGKIECEIKINHEGEVNRARYMPQNPHIIATKTPSSDVLVFDYTKHPAKPDPSGECNPDLRLRGHQKEGYGLSWNSNLSGHLLSASDDHTVCLWDINAGPKEGKIVDAKAIFTGHSAVVEDVAWHLLHESLFGSVADDQKLMIWDTRSNTTSKPSHLVDAHTAEVNCLSFNPYSEFILATGSADKTVALWDLRNLKLKLHTFESHKDEIFQVHWSPHNETILASSGTDRRLNVWDLSKIGEEQSAEDAEDGPPELLFIHGGHTAKISDFSWNPNEPWVICSVSEDNIMQIWQMAENIYNDEESDVTASELEGQGS